A stretch of Tenrec ecaudatus isolate mTenEca1 chromosome 2, mTenEca1.hap1, whole genome shotgun sequence DNA encodes these proteins:
- the LOC142440446 gene encoding germinal center-associated signaling and motility-like protein: MISPRPQGLCKNSIYGQTKKEGLGTEININEWMILIVNFFSLFVFIFEDDNGSEDVCYTVINHGPYRRSSRSSNDDAYENIDSHTKRVKQFRDESETEYALLRTTVAARPSCTHEPDYELVLPY, encoded by the coding sequence ATGATTTCTCCAAGACCCCAGGGACTATGCAAGAATTCCATTTATggacaaacaaaaaaggaagggTTGGGCACTGAGATCAACATTAATGAATGGATGATTCTTATTGttaatttcttttctctttttgttttcatatttgagGATGACAATGGTTCTGAAGATGTTTGCTACACCGTCATTAATCATGGTCCCTATAGAAGATCCTCCCGAAGCTCCAATGATGATGCTTATGAAAACATTGATTCCCACACGAAGAGAGTGAAACAATTTAGAGATGAGTCAGAAACAGAATATGCCCTTCTCAGGACAACTGTTGCTGCTAGACCTTCTTGCACCCATGAGCCTGATTATGAACTTGTTCTACCTTATTAG
- the LOC142441271 gene encoding olfactory receptor 2G6-like, with the protein MVNLNISFFNGFFLLGFSGHPLLEMTLFAIIVIFYLLTLLGNMTIIILACLDSRLHTPMYFFLSHLSFMDLCYTTSTVPQLLFNLKGPEKKITYGGCVGQLYVALSMGSTECILLAVMAVDRYAAVCRPLHYAIIMHPRFCLQLVAMTWLTGLVSSLVQTVLITQVPLCGRNIIDHVFCEVPVLLKLSCVDTTANQLELFLVSAVLLLVPLALILISYGFIAQAVCKIRASEGRQKALGTCSSHLVVVFLFYGTAIAMYLKPHSTTAQDQDKFMALFYGVVTPTLNPFIYTLRNKDMKGALRKMMGKE; encoded by the coding sequence ATGGTAAACCTAAATATCAGCTTTTTCAATGGATTTTTCCTGCTTGGCTTCTCTGGTCATCCTTTGCTGGAGATGACCCTTTTTGCGATCATTGTGATTTTCTACTTGCTGACCCTGCTTGGCAATATGACCATAATTATTTTGGCTTGTCTGGATTCCAGACTCCACACCCCTATGTACTTTTTCCTTAGTCACTTGTCTTTCATGGACCTCTGCTATACTACCAGTACAGTCCCCCAGCTGTTGTTTAACTTGAAGGGCCCAGAGAAGAAGATCACTTATGGTGGTTGTGTTGGTCAACTCTATGTAGCCTTGTCAATGGGCTCTACGGAGTGCATCCTCCTTGCAGTTATGGCTGTTGACCGCTATGCTGCTGTGTGTCGGCCTCTGCACTATGCCATTATCATGCATCCACGCTTTTGCTTGCAACTGGTGGCCATGACTTGGCTGACTGGCTTGGTCAGTTCATTGGTGCAAACTGTGCTTATCACTCAGGTACCCTTGTGTGGCCGGAACATCATAGACCATGTCTTCTGTGAAGTGCCAGTTCTCCTCAAACTCTCCTGTGTGGACACAACTGCCAATCAGCTGGAGCTTTTCTTGGTTAGTGCAGTTTTACTCCTGGTACCCCTCGCTCTTATTCTCATTTCTTATGGCTTCATTGCGCAAGCAGTGTGTAAGATCAGGGCATCTGAAGGACGCCAAAAAGCTCTGGGGACTTGCTCTTCCCACTTAGTTGTGGTATTCCTTTTCTATGGCACTGCTATTGCTATGTATCTGAAGCCTCATTCTACCACCGCTCAGGACCAGGACAAGTTCATGGCCTTATTCTATGGAGTTGTCACACCAACTTTAAATCCTTTCATCTACACTTTACGAAATAAAGATATGAAAGGAGCACTGAGAAAGATGATGGGGAAAGAGTAA